The Pseudomonas sp. TH06 genome has a window encoding:
- the flgM gene encoding flagellar biosynthesis anti-sigma factor FlgM: MVIDFSRLNSSSSLTGSTRTSNAKETAETGTSAPLNTPAETASTAKSGESVHLSNEAQQLQKVTDKLRDQPAVDKARVAELKAAIADGSYKVDSNRVASKLLNFEAQR, encoded by the coding sequence ATGGTCATCGATTTCAGCCGTTTGAACAGCTCCTCGTCACTTACGGGCAGTACACGTACCAGCAACGCCAAGGAAACCGCCGAAACCGGCACCTCTGCGCCGCTGAATACCCCGGCCGAAACGGCCAGTACCGCAAAAAGCGGGGAATCGGTACACCTCAGCAATGAGGCTCAACAGTTGCAGAAGGTCACTGACAAGCTGCGCGATCAGCCTGCTGTCGACAAAGCCCGTGTGGCCGAGTTGAAAGCCGCGATTGCCGATGGCAGCTATAAAGTCGACAGCAACCGTGTAGCCAGCAAACTGCTCAACTTCGAAGCCCAGCGCTAG
- the flgA gene encoding flagellar basal body P-ring formation chaperone FlgA — protein MNAQTTFFRRLTSPLRRGLCAVSAVCFFFAGSPAIADAVTLPDMLIGVTQGFLEFTVEDYLATSQTEGRYEIEVNQLDPRMRMPMCDKELTASLESPARPLGRVTVKVRCEGSSPWTVFVPAQVRLFREIVTTTRPLKRAGIIEPQDVTLRERDISVINQGFLTSVDEAIGQKLTRPTVADQVITLVHLEQAEVVRKGDQVVITARSGTLAVRMPGEALANGGLKEQIRVKNLNSQRVIKAQVTAPGQVEVAM, from the coding sequence ATGAACGCTCAAACGACATTTTTCCGACGCCTGACATCTCCCCTTCGCAGAGGGCTTTGCGCGGTGTCCGCCGTTTGCTTCTTTTTCGCTGGCAGCCCTGCCATTGCTGATGCGGTTACCTTGCCTGACATGCTTATCGGCGTCACTCAGGGCTTTCTTGAGTTCACCGTAGAAGACTATCTGGCTACCAGTCAAACGGAAGGCCGCTACGAAATCGAAGTCAACCAGCTCGATCCCCGTATGCGCATGCCTATGTGCGACAAGGAATTGACAGCCTCGCTGGAGAGTCCGGCACGTCCGCTGGGCCGGGTAACCGTCAAGGTTCGCTGTGAAGGCAGCTCGCCCTGGACCGTGTTTGTGCCCGCTCAAGTCCGCCTGTTTCGCGAGATTGTGACCACCACCCGACCACTCAAACGCGCCGGGATTATCGAGCCGCAGGATGTGACCTTGCGTGAACGCGACATCAGCGTGATCAATCAAGGTTTCCTGACGTCGGTAGACGAAGCGATCGGGCAAAAATTAACCCGACCAACGGTCGCCGATCAGGTCATTACTCTGGTCCACCTTGAGCAGGCCGAAGTCGTGCGCAAGGGCGATCAAGTGGTCATCACCGCCCGCAGCGGCACACTCGCCGTGCGCATGCCCGGTGAAGCGCTGGCCAATGGCGGTTTGAAAGAACAGATCCGGGTGAAAAACCTCAACTCCCAACGCGTCATCAAGGCGCAAGTCACCGCGCCGGGCCAGGTGGAAGTGGCCATGTAA
- a CDS encoding chemotaxis protein CheV, whose product MAGVMDSVNQRTQLVGQNRLELLLFRLDGQQLYGINVFKVREVLQCPSLTLMPKSSPVVCGVANIRGATIPILDLAMATGSGALKDKKNPFVIITEYNTKTQGFLVRSVERIVNMNWEEIHPPPKGTGRDHYLTAVTRVDNQLVEIIDVEKVLAEVAPTPEAISVGVVDVETQTKALSLRVLTVDDSSVARKQVTRCLQTIGVEVVALNDGKQALDYLRKLVDEGKKPEEEFLMMISDIEMPEMDGYTLTAEIRGDARMQKLHIILHTSLSGVFNQAMVKKVGADDFLAKFRPDDLASRVVDRIKAADIS is encoded by the coding sequence ATGGCTGGTGTAATGGATTCGGTGAACCAGCGCACGCAACTGGTAGGGCAGAATCGCCTGGAGCTGTTGTTGTTCCGTCTCGACGGTCAGCAGCTCTACGGAATCAACGTGTTCAAAGTGCGGGAAGTGCTGCAATGCCCGTCGCTGACGTTGATGCCCAAGTCCAGTCCTGTCGTGTGCGGGGTGGCGAATATTCGGGGGGCGACCATTCCGATCCTTGATCTGGCAATGGCCACTGGCTCGGGTGCGTTGAAAGACAAGAAAAACCCGTTCGTGATCATCACGGAGTACAACACCAAGACCCAGGGTTTCCTGGTCCGCTCGGTGGAGCGCATCGTCAACATGAACTGGGAAGAGATTCATCCACCACCCAAGGGTACCGGTCGCGATCATTACCTGACCGCTGTGACTCGGGTGGACAATCAGTTAGTCGAAATCATCGACGTCGAGAAAGTGCTGGCGGAAGTTGCGCCGACGCCGGAAGCGATTTCGGTCGGCGTGGTCGATGTCGAGACCCAGACCAAGGCGTTGTCGCTGCGGGTGCTGACGGTCGATGACTCGTCGGTGGCGCGCAAGCAGGTCACGCGTTGCCTGCAGACGATCGGCGTTGAAGTGGTGGCGCTGAACGACGGCAAGCAGGCGCTGGATTACCTGCGCAAGCTGGTCGACGAGGGCAAGAAGCCGGAAGAAGAGTTCCTGATGATGATCTCCGACATCGAGATGCCGGAGATGGACGGGTACACCCTGACGGCGGAGATCCGCGGCGACGCGCGCATGCAAAAGCTTCATATCATCCTGCATACTTCGTTGTCCGGGGTATTCAATCAGGCGATGGTCAAGAAAGTCGGTGCCGATGACTTTTTGGCCAAATTCCGCCCTGATGACCTGGCATCCCGGGTAGTCGACCGGATCAAAGCAGCAGATATCAGCTAG
- the cheR gene encoding protein-glutamate O-methyltransferase CheR encodes MSTGNLDFEQFRVFLEKACGILLGENKQYLVSSRLNKLMEQQGIKSLGELVQRIQTQPRSGLREQVVDAMTTNETLWFRDTYPFEVLKNKVLPEAIKASPNQRLRIWSAACSSGQEPYSLSMSIDEFERVNLGQLKMGVQIVATDLSGLMLNNCKTGEYDSLAIGRGLSADRLQRYFDPKGPGRWVIKAPIKNRVEFRSFNLLDSYASLGKFDIVFCRNVLIYFSAEVKKDILLRIHSTLKPGGYLFLGASEALNGLPDHYQMVQCSPGIIYQAK; translated from the coding sequence TTGTCTACGGGTAATTTGGATTTCGAACAGTTCCGGGTCTTCCTGGAAAAAGCCTGTGGCATTTTGCTCGGTGAAAACAAGCAGTACCTGGTCTCGAGCCGTCTCAACAAACTGATGGAGCAGCAAGGCATCAAATCCCTGGGTGAGCTGGTACAGCGCATCCAGACCCAGCCGCGCAGCGGTTTGCGCGAGCAGGTGGTCGATGCCATGACGACCAACGAAACCCTGTGGTTTCGTGACACCTATCCGTTTGAAGTCTTGAAGAACAAGGTACTGCCCGAAGCGATCAAGGCCAGTCCCAACCAGCGCCTGCGGATCTGGTCGGCGGCGTGCTCGTCGGGTCAGGAACCGTATTCGCTGTCGATGTCGATCGATGAGTTCGAACGCGTCAACCTCGGTCAGTTGAAGATGGGCGTGCAGATCGTTGCCACTGATTTGTCCGGTCTTATGCTGAACAACTGCAAGACCGGCGAGTACGACAGCCTGGCGATCGGTCGCGGTTTGTCCGCCGACCGTCTGCAGCGTTACTTCGACCCGAAAGGGCCGGGGCGCTGGGTGATCAAGGCGCCGATCAAGAACCGTGTGGAGTTCCGCTCGTTCAACTTGCTCGACAGCTACGCCAGCCTGGGCAAGTTCGACATCGTGTTCTGCCGCAACGTGCTGATCTACTTCTCCGCCGAGGTGAAGAAAGACATTCTGTTGCGCATTCACAGTACGTTGAAGCCGGGCGGTTATCTGTTCCTTGGCGCTTCCGAAGCGCTGAACGGTCTGCCGGATCATTACCAGATGGTCCAGTGCAGCCCGGGGATCATTTACCAGGCGAAATGA
- the flgB gene encoding flagellar basal body rod protein FlgB produces MSISFDKALGIHEKALGFRAQRAEVLANNIANADTPNYKARDLDFSKVLEAQTQKNANGTIALNMTNSRHIEAEGLGNGDESLLYRTPMQPSIDQNTVDAQLEQSNYAENAVGFQASFTLLNSKFKGLVSALRGE; encoded by the coding sequence ATGAGCATCAGCTTCGATAAAGCGCTCGGCATTCACGAAAAGGCTCTTGGCTTCCGCGCCCAGCGTGCCGAAGTCCTGGCGAACAACATCGCCAACGCCGATACCCCGAACTACAAGGCTCGGGATCTGGACTTCTCCAAAGTGCTTGAAGCACAGACCCAGAAGAACGCCAACGGCACCATCGCCCTGAACATGACCAACAGCCGTCACATCGAAGCTGAAGGTCTGGGCAATGGCGACGAATCGCTGCTGTATCGCACGCCGATGCAACCGTCGATCGACCAGAACACCGTGGACGCTCAGCTTGAGCAATCGAATTACGCGGAAAACGCGGTCGGTTTCCAGGCCAGCTTCACCTTGCTCAACAGCAAATTCAAAGGGCTGGTGTCAGCCCTGCGCGGAGAGTAA